CTTGAGATTGGTGAAACTGTACCACCTAAGCTATATGCAGCACCTGTTAAGAAGTCAATTATTCTTTGAGCTAATCTACTATCTGTGTCTTCAAAGTTAACTACACAAATCTTACCTGCTCTAATTTGAGCTGCAACCTCTTGGCCTTCTTCTAGGGAATTAGGTCTAATTACAAGCATTTTTTGAGAATTTACATCTTTGAAGTTTACCAAACGTGGCTCTTGATTATTCATAGCACTTGCCTCTTTTCTATTTTCTTTATTAAAATCATTTTTTCTAGAATTAATAATCTCACTTGCTGGTTCGGTAAATATCTTCATACTGTACATGTCATTAGAAGAAGTATTTATATTTAACTCATCCATATAGGCATTCTTAGTTCTAGAAGGTTCATCATATTCAAATTGATTGTTAGTGATGTAATCGTAATCATCACTCTCATCATCATATTCGAAGTATTCATCATCTTCTACTATTAAGTTTGATACGTAATCTTCATCTTCATAATTTGAAAACAAATCTTTTATACTTTCTATACTATTTTTGAAAATGCCCATGTCTCAAGTACTCCTATAATTAATTCATATGTCTATTATATACATACACTTTTCATTAAACAAGTCCACTTAAGACGGATTTTCATTTTGTAATTCATTTGTAACACAAGAACTTTCATTCAGGCTAAATCATTGTATACACAGTAATTATACGGTTTTATTTTCAAAGCACATTATCCACATTTTTGTACTCTCTCCAACAACACTTTTCCACATTTTAATTTGTTTTTATAATAGTTTCCTCTGTGTAGACAACAAAAACATCATTTTCTATCATTTTTAACTAAGAATTCCACATTTCATAGACAAACAAAAAGGAAGGTTATCCACCTTCCTTTAGTAATTTATATTTTCCTTTTAATAAATATATTTCAGAAATTTTACGACATTAATTTCTCGCCATTTCTAACAGTCTCCGGATTTTGAACTATTACACTTCCATCAGTCAATTCTATATCCGAGTTTTCTTTATTAGCAATAATTGCGTATTCATCATCCTCGGCTAAGATTTCTATTTCTTGCTCATAAACATATGCTCTTCTAAGAACCATAACTGCAGCTTTGTTCCCCTCTTTAGACCTAACAATTGCTGACTGGGGTATTTTTAATCCTCTTACCGATTCAATTTTCATGCTAACAGGGGTATATCTTAAGTCTGCAAAGTCTCCAATCTTTTGACTGGTATAAAATGTTAAAAGTGCATATTCACCCTGCTCTTTTACCGAAATTAATTTAACTGCATTTAACTCTAAATTTTCCCTTGGAAATTTAAGGTCATAGATATTATCAATTTCGAATTCCGCAGCCATTGCTCTATCTACTGGAACCACTAAACGTTGATCGAAGCTTGTTATTAAACTTAAAGCACTTTGTCCCTTACTAAGGTTTTGTTTAAGCATATTCTTTTCTTTATGCACATCGATATTCGCATTTAATATAGTTTCAGGATCGATTTTATCAATGTCTTCTTCTGTTATTTTCCTACTATATTCATCAATTAAATAGCTTACATATCCACTTTTTTTGCTAATTATTGGAGTTTCATAATCTTTTAAATACGACTCTAAGTTGGCTTTTTTATTTTTTAAATTAATTATCGTCTCATCTTCAAAATCTAATGTATTTAAGTTCTCACTACGCTCTTTTAACTTCAAGCTTAACTCTTCCTGTATCATAGCGGTATTATCTATAGGAAGTTTGTCATTGGCAATATCTTGCAAAGTTTTGATATATTCAGATAACTGTATATCATACTTGGAATATATTCTTTCAACTAATCCATCATCAGGTAAATTGTGTTCATTTAATAGCTCTAGCTGCCTTTCAGATATCTCTTCATTAACTTCGGCCAACTCTTCTCTTTGCTGTTCGGCTTGTAAATCAACAATTTTTGCTACCGGGTCGTTAACTGCAATCTTCTCGCCACTGGTTACACCAGCAGCCATTAGACCCGAACTACTTGCTTCTAGCTGAATTTCATCTCTCAATACCAATGATTTGCTTTCGATATTCTTTTCTAGATTCCCTGGAACAAGAATATACAACTGAGGTTTAGGTTTATATTCAGACCTAATAATATTTATCATCGCAAAGGCAAGAATAATTATTATAATCACAAAAACGATCATAATATAAAAGCGTTGACGCAGTCTTTTCTCTTCCTGCTCTTGACGCCTAGATAATATTTCGGTTCTAGAATGATTAACTTCCTTATTTTGCACCTTATTTATGTTTGTATTGTCGGTAAAATTATTAGCCAAAATCTTCCACCATAATCCTCTATTAAATTATGCACCGGATAAAAAACCCAGTGCATAAATTATAGCTAATTTATTATAAAAAATTATTAATTCTTAATGATTACTCATCCCCAAAACTTATACCCATGTCTTTTGCTACTCTTACTAGTTCACAATTTGTTGGCACTAGATTTTTCTTTCCTGCTACTTCATCAATAGGCAAGCTTGTAATCTCATTATTAACTTGAACTACTGATCTACCGAATTTACCTTTTAGAATTAATTCAGCACCATACGCTCCACATTCACTAGCAAAAACTCTATCATAAGGACATGGTGAACCACCTCTTTGATAGTGCCCAGGAACTGTAACTCTAACTTCTTGATCTAACTCTTTAGATAGTTCAGCAGCTAACTTATATGTTCCTGAAGGATAGCCTTTTTCTTTTAGCATTTCTGCATAATCTGAGGAAGACATTTCAGAATCTTCCTTACTCTTAGATCCTTCTGCCATTGCAATAATAGAGAATTTTTTACCTTGTTTATTTCTTTCTTCAATAGCGGCTAAAACATTCTCCAATTCATAATTAATCTCTGGAATCAAAATAATGTCAGCTCCACCAGCTACACCTGCACTCAAGGTTAACCAACCAGCTTTATTTCCCATTAATTCAATGATAAAAATTCTACCATGTGAGGTTGCTGTAGTATGAATTCCGTCAATAACGTCTGTTGCAATATTTACAGCACTCTGGAAACCAAAGGTCATTTCTGAACCATAGATATCTTTATCAATTGTTTTTGGCAAGGTAATAACATTTAACCCTTCTTCTGATAGACGATTTGCTGATTTATGGCTTCCATTACCACCAAGAACAACTAAACAGTCTAAGTTTTGCTCTTTATAATTTCTTACCATAGCCTCGCATCTAGTCTCGCCATCTTTGCCATTTACATAATTATCAATCTCTTTGAAAGGTTGTCTAGAAGTACCTAAAATCGTACCTCCTAAAGTCAAGATTCCTGAAAAATCACTTGGTTTCATTAGCTTGTAATCACCTTCAATTAAACCTCTAAAACCATCTTGATAACCTAATATCTCTACATCATCATTCAATTCATATAGAGTTTTGGCTACACCTCTCATAGCTGCGTTTAGACCTTGACAGTCACCACCTGAAGTCAACATACCTACTCTCAACATAATTATCCCCTTTCATTTGGAAAGATTTATATATCTATTATAAGCAAAAACTCTATCCTTTGTAAGACAAAAGTAAAGTTACCCATTGATTTAACTCAGATGTTTTCAAAATCTTAAACTTTACATCGTCAACTTTCTTGAATTCAGCTAAAACTTTTTCTAAATCATTCTGATTTATGCCAGCTAGTATCAGATAACTATCATTATTTAAGTGTTTCGGGAAATCTTTAGCTAA
Above is a window of Fastidiosipila sanguinis DNA encoding:
- a CDS encoding cell division protein SepF, which gives rise to MGIFKNSIESIKDLFSNYEDEDYVSNLIVEDDEYFEYDDESDDYDYITNNQFEYDEPSRTKNAYMDELNINTSSNDMYSMKIFTEPASEIINSRKNDFNKENRKEASAMNNQEPRLVNFKDVNSQKMLVIRPNSLEEGQEVAAQIRAGKICVVNFEDTDSRLAQRIIDFLTGAAYSLGGTVSPISSLIFVVAPLNVAVSEGSGDSSRYDENRDYSDLRRVVNGL
- a CDS encoding HlyD family efflux transporter periplasmic adaptor subunit; this encodes MANNFTDNTNINKVQNKEVNHSRTEILSRRQEQEEKRLRQRFYIMIVFVIIIIILAFAMINIIRSEYKPKPQLYILVPGNLEKNIESKSLVLRDEIQLEASSSGLMAAGVTSGEKIAVNDPVAKIVDLQAEQQREELAEVNEEISERQLELLNEHNLPDDGLVERIYSKYDIQLSEYIKTLQDIANDKLPIDNTAMIQEELSLKLKERSENLNTLDFEDETIINLKNKKANLESYLKDYETPIISKKSGYVSYLIDEYSRKITEEDIDKIDPETILNANIDVHKEKNMLKQNLSKGQSALSLITSFDQRLVVPVDRAMAAEFEIDNIYDLKFPRENLELNAVKLISVKEQGEYALLTFYTSQKIGDFADLRYTPVSMKIESVRGLKIPQSAIVRSKEGNKAAVMVLRRAYVYEQEIEILAEDDEYAIIANKENSDIELTDGSVIVQNPETVRNGEKLMS
- a CDS encoding 6-phosphofructokinase, which translates into the protein MLRVGMLTSGGDCQGLNAAMRGVAKTLYELNDDVEILGYQDGFRGLIEGDYKLMKPSDFSGILTLGGTILGTSRQPFKEIDNYVNGKDGETRCEAMVRNYKEQNLDCLVVLGGNGSHKSANRLSEEGLNVITLPKTIDKDIYGSEMTFGFQSAVNIATDVIDGIHTTATSHGRIFIIELMGNKAGWLTLSAGVAGGADIILIPEINYELENVLAAIEERNKQGKKFSIIAMAEGSKSKEDSEMSSSDYAEMLKEKGYPSGTYKLAAELSKELDQEVRVTVPGHYQRGGSPCPYDRVFASECGAYGAELILKGKFGRSVVQVNNEITSLPIDEVAGKKNLVPTNCELVRVAKDMGISFGDE